A window of the Chloroflexota bacterium genome harbors these coding sequences:
- a CDS encoding lactonase family protein, protein MSQYDKQIVFASGYATAAEPGIRAYAFDTAQGTLSARGAFSGIINPSYIIPHPNGRWLYATSETSATADGMPGSVWALRTERDAAGNVTFSVLNRQPCGGEVTCHAIFDATHRWLIVSNYGTGSAAVLPVQADGSLGAMSAHVQHSGHGPNASRQAGPHAHSAIVSPDNRFVIVADLGIDRLMIYRFDADSGSLASHGEMAARSGAGPRHMAFHPGGRVLYVANELGSTLGVYTYDPADGTLKEIQNLDTLPANAPENIVAHVAINGQRVVVSNRGHNSLAVFEMSADGLLNRAAIADCGGNWPRNFAFAPGGQFVLVANQYSGEICVLPVSNGPPVIGEPVARESFPQVSCVQFTPSTVPTR, encoded by the coding sequence ATGTCGCAGTATGACAAGCAGATCGTTTTCGCCAGCGGCTATGCAACCGCTGCCGAGCCCGGCATCCGCGCATACGCGTTTGATACGGCTCAAGGCACCTTGAGCGCACGCGGCGCATTCAGCGGCATCATCAACCCGTCGTACATTATCCCGCACCCGAACGGACGCTGGCTATACGCGACCAGCGAAACGAGCGCCACCGCCGACGGCATGCCCGGCTCGGTCTGGGCGCTGCGTACCGAGCGCGACGCGGCAGGCAACGTCACGTTCTCCGTGCTCAACCGCCAACCGTGCGGCGGCGAGGTGACCTGCCATGCCATCTTTGATGCCACGCACCGCTGGCTGATCGTCTCGAACTACGGCACCGGCTCGGCCGCCGTGCTGCCGGTGCAGGCCGACGGCTCGCTCGGCGCGATGAGCGCGCACGTGCAGCACAGCGGGCACGGCCCCAACGCGTCGCGCCAGGCAGGCCCGCACGCCCACTCGGCCATTGTGTCGCCCGACAATCGCTTCGTCATCGTCGCCGACCTCGGCATCGACCGATTGATGATCTACCGGTTCGACGCGGACAGCGGATCGCTCGCGTCGCACGGCGAGATGGCGGCGCGCTCCGGGGCGGGACCGCGCCACATGGCGTTCCACCCTGGCGGCCGCGTGCTCTACGTCGCGAACGAACTGGGCAGCACGCTCGGCGTGTACACCTACGATCCCGCAGACGGGACGCTGAAGGAGATACAGAATCTCGACACATTGCCCGCGAACGCGCCGGAGAACATCGTGGCGCACGTCGCCATCAACGGCCAGCGGGTGGTCGTTTCCAATCGCGGCCATAACAGCCTCGCCGTGTTCGAGATGAGCGCCGATGGCCTGCTGAACCGCGCAGCCATCGCAGACTGCGGCGGCAACTGGCCGCGCAACTTCGCGTTCGCACCGGGCGGGCAGTTCGTGCTGGTCGCCAACCAGTATAGCGGCGAGATCTGCGTGCTGCCGGTCAGCAACGGCCCGCCGGTGATCGGCGAGCCGGTCGCGCGCGAGTCGTTCCCGCAGGTGTCGTGCGTGCAGTTCACGCCGAGCACTGTTCCAACCAGATAG
- a CDS encoding aldo/keto reductase: protein MLYGRVPWYDGPVSRIVQGLSVADTAAEARIPDLLDEVYALGCNAFDMAHQYRDGAVERQVGRWLATRGQRKKVFIITKGAHHNADRKRVTPHDIDSDLYDSLARLKIDTIDLYLLHRDNPAVPVGPIVEKLNEHQSAGRVRAFGASNWSTARIAEANAYAQSHGLKGFAAGSPHFSLAAQVEPPWADCITISGPAEQAARDWYTRAGLPLFVWSSMAGGFFSGRFRRDNLASFAGENDRLAVRSYGVEDNFRRLDRVQELATKRGLSIPQVALAYVLNHPLQIFALIGHQSGAELQVNLAACAQKLSEVEMAWLDLRDA, encoded by the coding sequence ATGCTTTACGGTCGCGTGCCGTGGTACGATGGCCCAGTGTCGCGGATCGTGCAGGGGCTTTCCGTAGCAGACACCGCCGCCGAAGCGCGCATACCGGATCTGCTGGATGAGGTCTATGCGCTGGGCTGCAATGCGTTCGATATGGCGCACCAGTATCGCGATGGCGCGGTGGAGCGGCAGGTCGGGCGCTGGCTGGCGACGCGCGGGCAGCGCAAGAAGGTGTTCATCATCACGAAGGGCGCGCACCACAACGCGGACCGCAAGCGCGTAACGCCGCACGACATCGATTCCGACCTGTACGATTCGCTGGCGCGGCTCAAGATCGATACGATCGATCTGTACCTGCTGCATCGCGACAACCCGGCCGTGCCGGTCGGGCCGATCGTCGAGAAGTTGAACGAGCACCAGTCGGCCGGGCGCGTGCGCGCGTTCGGCGCGTCGAACTGGTCGACCGCGCGCATCGCCGAGGCCAATGCATACGCGCAGTCGCACGGCTTGAAGGGGTTCGCGGCCGGCAGCCCGCACTTCAGCCTTGCGGCGCAGGTCGAGCCGCCGTGGGCTGACTGCATCACGATCAGCGGCCCGGCCGAGCAGGCCGCGCGCGACTGGTACACGCGCGCGGGACTGCCACTGTTCGTCTGGTCGAGCATGGCGGGCGGCTTCTTCTCCGGCCGCTTCCGCCGCGACAACCTGGCTTCATTTGCGGGTGAGAACGACCGCCTGGCGGTGCGTTCGTACGGCGTCGAGGACAACTTCCGCCGGCTCGATCGCGTACAGGAACTGGCAACGAAGCGCGGGCTGTCGATCCCGCAGGTGGCGCTGGCCTATGTGTTGAACCATCCACTGCAGATATTCGCGCTGATCGGACATCAGAGCGGCGCAGAACTGCAGGTCAACCTGGCCGCCTGCGCGCAGAAGCTGAGCGAGGTTGAGATGGCGTGGCTGGACCTGCGCGACGCGTAA
- a CDS encoding XRE family transcriptional regulator has protein sequence MIDHPTPPSFGEWLKSRRRHLDLTQAELAKQVGCARVTIHKLESDDMRPSKQLADLLANALQIPATEREAFLAAARGTQWLEPPRVPVPTAGPTHTNLPTQLTSFIGRESEIAEVRRLLGGTRLLTLMGAGGVGKTRLALQVAADELATYPDGVWLAELAPLADPALIANTIASSAGVREEPNRPMLDTLGDYFRAKTALVVLDNCEHLIADAAQVCDSLLHTAPRLKIIATSREALGIGGEHAYRVPSLGLPTDSMTLDALSHVASVQLFTERARAARGDFALTTANAPVVAQICRRLDGIPLALELAAARVRNMTVEQIAARLDDRFRLLTGGSRTALPRQQTLRAMIDWSYRLLSEPEKTLLRRLSVFAGGWTLEAAEAVCVDPAGAKHSGSSPNASPLLGTDILDLLSHLVDRSLVTLDETGDEPRYRMLETIRQFAREELNRSDEVRRVRDAHLKHFLGFARRAEHELESGGQVVWLQRCSDELDNIRVAIEWATGKGDIDSALKILNDMGLSFWQIGNRVNEWLSVMYRVLGNSSATISASRAIAYGTIAMMEYGPRNLDAGDNAGREGLRLAEICNDPGARAWVQLNWGRVLYGKGHYAQAQSVLEESMAQLQMQGRAYWVAAAKSVLAAIATGQSEHLRAEALRREVLEIVKPFGVTILGANALGQLGRDAVRRDDYKAAASLLKQGLTQQIALGQTIFLNACISDIGGLALARGDCANAARIKGACTAWRMANSLVLNVFSQSRDDQDLTSLKERMGPAALSAVWDEGLALTLAQAIALAWEVLGA, from the coding sequence GTGATAGATCATCCAACACCCCCCTCGTTCGGCGAATGGCTGAAGTCCCGGCGCAGACACCTGGATCTGACCCAGGCTGAACTGGCCAAGCAGGTCGGCTGCGCGCGTGTCACCATCCACAAGCTCGAAAGTGACGACATGCGCCCCTCCAAGCAGTTGGCCGACCTACTGGCAAACGCTTTGCAAATCCCCGCCACGGAACGCGAGGCGTTTCTGGCGGCCGCGCGCGGCACGCAATGGCTCGAACCGCCTCGCGTCCCCGTTCCAACCGCCGGGCCAACCCACACCAATCTGCCGACTCAGTTGACCTCGTTCATTGGGCGCGAGTCCGAAATCGCCGAGGTGCGCCGCTTGCTCGGCGGCACACGTCTGCTGACCCTGATGGGCGCGGGTGGCGTCGGCAAGACGCGCCTCGCCCTACAAGTCGCCGCCGATGAACTCGCAACGTATCCCGACGGCGTCTGGCTGGCCGAATTGGCGCCGCTGGCTGACCCGGCACTGATCGCTAACACGATCGCCTCATCCGCAGGCGTGCGCGAGGAGCCGAACCGCCCGATGCTCGACACGCTGGGCGACTACTTCCGTGCAAAGACCGCACTTGTCGTGTTGGATAACTGCGAACACCTCATCGCTGACGCCGCACAAGTCTGCGACTCGCTCCTGCACACAGCACCACGGCTCAAGATTATTGCCACCAGCCGCGAGGCGCTCGGCATCGGTGGCGAACACGCCTACCGCGTGCCATCGCTCGGCCTGCCTACAGATTCGATGACGCTCGATGCGCTCTCGCATGTTGCATCGGTACAGTTATTCACCGAGCGCGCCCGTGCCGCGCGCGGCGACTTCGCGCTGACCACCGCCAATGCACCCGTCGTCGCACAGATCTGCCGCCGCCTCGATGGTATCCCACTGGCTCTCGAACTCGCAGCCGCGCGCGTGCGCAATATGACAGTGGAACAGATCGCGGCACGACTGGATGACCGCTTCCGTCTGCTGACCGGCGGCAGCCGTACCGCCCTGCCGCGCCAGCAGACGTTGCGCGCCATGATCGATTGGAGCTACCGGTTGCTCAGCGAGCCGGAGAAGACACTGCTCCGTCGTCTGTCGGTGTTCGCCGGCGGCTGGACGTTGGAAGCAGCGGAGGCGGTCTGTGTGGATCCCGCAGGGGCGAAGCATTCGGGTTCATCTCCGAATGCTTCGCCATTACTCGGAACCGACATCCTCGACCTGCTTTCGCACCTCGTCGATCGTTCGCTGGTCACGCTGGACGAGACAGGCGACGAACCCCGTTACCGCATGCTGGAAACGATTCGGCAGTTTGCGCGCGAAGAACTGAATCGATCGGACGAAGTGAGGCGCGTTCGAGACGCACATCTGAAACACTTTCTAGGCTTTGCTAGGCGAGCTGAACATGAACTGGAATCGGGCGGACAAGTCGTTTGGCTGCAACGATGCTCCGATGAGCTTGATAACATTCGAGTAGCGATCGAATGGGCCACTGGCAAAGGTGATATTGACAGCGCACTGAAAATACTCAATGACATGGGGCTTTCTTTCTGGCAGATAGGCAACAGAGTTAATGAATGGCTGTCGGTCATGTACCGGGTGCTGGGAAACTCGTCCGCTACCATATCCGCGAGCCGTGCCATAGCATACGGGACCATCGCAATGATGGAATATGGGCCACGGAATCTCGATGCAGGGGATAACGCGGGGCGCGAAGGGCTACGATTAGCCGAGATCTGCAATGACCCGGGAGCCCGTGCGTGGGTTCAACTGAATTGGGGACGCGTACTATACGGAAAGGGACACTACGCGCAGGCACAATCCGTCCTTGAAGAAAGCATGGCGCAACTTCAGATGCAAGGGCGCGCGTATTGGGTGGCCGCGGCCAAATCGGTGCTCGCGGCTATCGCGACCGGCCAGTCAGAGCATCTGCGCGCCGAGGCATTGCGTCGCGAGGTATTGGAAATCGTCAAACCGTTCGGTGTAACCATTCTTGGCGCAAATGCACTTGGCCAGCTAGGGCGCGACGCAGTACGCAGGGATGACTACAAGGCTGCTGCTTCGCTTCTGAAACAAGGCCTCACTCAGCAAATTGCACTGGGACAAACCATCTTCCTAAATGCATGCATATCGGACATTGGAGGGCTAGCTTTGGCGCGCGGAGACTGCGCCAATGCAGCCAGAATAAAAGGCGCATGCACGGCATGGCGGATGGCGAACTCTCTTGTTCTAAACGTGTTCTCTCAATCTCGCGACGACCAGGATCTCACATCGCTAAAGGAACGCATGGGTCCCGCTGCTCTTTCCGCCGTATGGGATGAAGGGCTCGCGCTGACTCTGGCACAGGCCATTGCGCTGGCGTGGGAGGTTTTGGGCGCATAG
- a CDS encoding BrnT family toxin — translation MQFEWDPQKAAVNERKHGVTFLEGASVFGDPLAHLVNDPDHSQTEDRFLLIGMSSLHRLLIVAFVDHDDTVRIISARTVTGAEREAYETA, via the coding sequence ATGCAGTTTGAGTGGGATCCTCAGAAGGCTGCCGTCAACGAGCGCAAACATGGCGTTACGTTTCTGGAAGGTGCATCCGTTTTTGGCGATCCTTTGGCGCATCTGGTTAATGATCCCGACCACTCGCAAACCGAAGACAGGTTCCTGCTGATCGGAATGTCCTCACTGCATCGCCTGCTCATCGTCGCATTTGTGGATCATGATGACACAGTACGAATCATCAGCGCGCGCACAGTGACTGGCGCGGAACGAGAAGCCTATGAAACAGCCTGA
- a CDS encoding pseudouridine synthase, which yields MTTLLFYKPYGVVSTFADDEPDAGRRTLRDYVDVPGLSEAGRLDHDSEGLLVLTDDGDLAHRLTHPQFAHPKTYCAQVEGIATDTALEPMRHGIVIGGRHTLPAVVSIIPPPQLPPRSKPVRSDSPTTWLQIELREGKKRQIRHMTAAVGFPTLRLVRVAIGPLALGDMQPGQWRALSDAELNSLQQSLSVRPAGRRATHSRATPRGHTTQGASAWTSRPSRRPPRRA from the coding sequence GTGACAACCCTCCTCTTCTACAAGCCATACGGCGTCGTATCCACATTCGCCGATGACGAACCGGACGCGGGACGCCGCACGCTCCGGGATTATGTAGACGTGCCCGGCCTGTCCGAAGCCGGACGGCTCGACCACGACAGCGAAGGCCTGCTGGTATTGACCGACGATGGCGACCTCGCGCACCGACTGACACACCCGCAGTTCGCGCATCCCAAGACGTACTGCGCGCAGGTCGAGGGCATCGCCACCGATACCGCGCTGGAGCCGATGCGACACGGCATCGTCATCGGGGGGCGCCACACGCTGCCCGCCGTGGTCAGCATCATCCCGCCGCCGCAGTTGCCGCCGCGCAGCAAACCGGTGCGGTCCGATAGCCCGACCACGTGGCTGCAGATCGAGCTTCGCGAGGGCAAGAAGCGCCAGATTCGGCACATGACCGCCGCCGTTGGCTTCCCCACCCTGCGGCTGGTGCGCGTCGCGATCGGGCCGCTGGCGCTGGGCGACATGCAGCCCGGCCAGTGGCGCGCGTTAAGTGACGCCGAACTGAACTCGCTGCAGCAGAGCCTATCCGTGCGGCCCGCCGGACGACGGGCCACACACAGCCGCGCCACCCCGCGCGGCCACACCACCCAGGGAGCCAGCGCATGGACTTCACGACCGTCACGCCGCCCGCCGCGGCGGGCATGA
- a CDS encoding alpha-glucosidase/alpha-galactosidase: MTKIAFIGAGSTVFAKNLLGDILSFPELSGAQIALMDIDPERLRTSEIVALKVAAATGAHPQVTATADRRAALDGADYVISMFQVAGYKPGTVIDFDVPKRYGLRQTIADTLGIGGIMRGLRTIPVMLDLCRDMEALCPDAWFLQYVNPMAMNCWAIARASRIKTVGLCHSVQGTAMQLAQDIGVPYDELDYLCAGINHMAFYLRFARRDGEDLTPCIRQVIADGRVPDWNRVRYELFQRFGHFVTESSEHVAEYVPWFIKRDRPELIEQFNIPLDEYIQRCEVQIAAWHAMREYLEGDGDVVVERSHEYGSLIVHSMETGAPRTVYGNVMNRQSGPDGDRLLIDNLPRDCCVEVPCHVGAAGLVPQSVGALPPQLAALMQTNINVQALTVEAALTGKREHVYHAAMLDPHTAAELSLDQIAALVDDLLAAHGDWIPQLV; the protein is encoded by the coding sequence ATGACCAAAATCGCATTCATCGGCGCCGGCTCGACGGTGTTCGCCAAGAACCTGCTCGGCGACATCCTCTCCTTCCCGGAACTGTCCGGCGCGCAGATCGCGTTGATGGACATCGACCCGGAACGCCTGCGCACCTCGGAGATCGTGGCGCTTAAAGTCGCGGCGGCCACCGGCGCGCACCCGCAGGTGACGGCGACCGCCGACCGGCGCGCCGCCCTCGATGGCGCCGACTACGTGATCAGTATGTTCCAGGTCGCGGGCTACAAACCGGGCACGGTCATCGACTTCGATGTGCCGAAACGCTACGGCCTGCGCCAGACCATCGCCGACACGCTCGGCATCGGCGGCATCATGCGCGGCCTGCGCACCATCCCGGTGATGCTCGACCTCTGCCGCGATATGGAGGCGCTCTGCCCCGACGCCTGGTTCCTGCAGTATGTCAACCCGATGGCGATGAACTGCTGGGCAATCGCGCGCGCCTCGCGCATCAAGACCGTCGGCCTCTGCCACTCGGTGCAGGGCACGGCGATGCAACTGGCGCAGGATATCGGCGTGCCGTACGACGAGCTCGACTATCTCTGCGCCGGGATCAATCACATGGCGTTCTACCTGCGCTTCGCCCGCCGCGACGGTGAAGACCTCACGCCGTGTATCCGTCAAGTCATCGCCGACGGTCGCGTGCCCGACTGGAACCGGGTGCGCTACGAGCTCTTCCAGCGCTTCGGCCACTTCGTCACCGAGTCATCGGAGCACGTCGCGGAGTACGTGCCGTGGTTCATCAAGCGCGACCGGCCCGAGCTGATCGAGCAGTTCAATATCCCGCTCGACGAGTATATCCAACGCTGCGAGGTTCAGATCGCGGCGTGGCACGCCATGCGCGAGTACCTGGAAGGCGACGGCGACGTGGTGGTCGAGCGCAGCCACGAGTACGGCTCGCTGATTGTCCACAGCATGGAAACCGGCGCACCGCGCACCGTATATGGCAACGTAATGAACCGCCAGAGCGGGCCGGACGGCGACCGCCTGCTGATCGACAACCTGCCGCGCGACTGCTGCGTGGAGGTGCCGTGCCACGTCGGCGCGGCCGGACTGGTGCCGCAGTCGGTTGGCGCGCTGCCGCCGCAGTTGGCCGCGCTGATGCAGACCAACATCAACGTGCAGGCGCTGACTGTCGAGGCGGCGCTGACCGGCAAACGCGAGCACGTCTACCACGCGGCGATGCTTGACCCGCACACCGCCGCCGAACTATCGCTCGACCAGATTGCCGCGCTCGTCGACGATCTGCTGGCCGCGCACGGCGACTGGATTCCCCAATTGGTTTGA
- a CDS encoding glucose 1-dehydrogenase, with protein MKLSGKVAIVTGGGKGIGRATCLALAQEGAAVAVNYSRSQEDADAVVAAITSAGRQAIAVRADVRIDAEAQALVAETVARFGRLDILVNNAGWTRRTPHHQLELLSDELLDRTLDTNVKGPLYCIRAAVPHMQAAGSGCVVNITSVAGIMGQGSSIIYCGSKAALMAMTKSLARAFAPTIRFNAVAPGFVDTGFVYPSGGDAAANAMKRTHIGRIVTPEDCAGAVLFFCTDGAGLTGEEIVVDGGIVKLGARVS; from the coding sequence ATGAAACTATCCGGCAAAGTCGCCATCGTCACCGGCGGCGGCAAAGGCATTGGTCGCGCGACATGCCTCGCGCTAGCGCAGGAAGGCGCGGCGGTCGCCGTGAACTACTCGCGCTCGCAGGAAGATGCCGACGCCGTCGTGGCGGCGATTACGTCGGCGGGCAGGCAGGCGATCGCCGTGCGCGCCGACGTGCGTATCGATGCTGAGGCGCAGGCACTGGTCGCGGAGACGGTGGCGCGCTTCGGACGGCTCGACATCCTCGTCAACAACGCCGGGTGGACCCGCCGCACGCCGCACCACCAGCTTGAGTTGCTGAGCGACGAACTGCTCGACCGCACGTTGGATACAAACGTCAAGGGGCCGCTCTACTGCATCCGTGCCGCCGTGCCGCACATGCAGGCGGCCGGCAGCGGCTGCGTCGTCAACATCACGTCAGTCGCCGGCATCATGGGCCAGGGCAGCTCGATCATCTACTGCGGCTCCAAGGCCGCGCTGATGGCGATGACCAAGTCGCTGGCGCGCGCCTTCGCGCCGACGATCCGCTTCAACGCCGTGGCGCCCGGCTTCGTGGATACCGGCTTCGTCTACCCGTCCGGCGGCGACGCAGCCGCCAACGCAATGAAGCGCACCCACATCGGCCGCATCGTCACGCCGGAGGATTGCGCCGGCGCGGTGCTCTTCTTCTGCACCGACGGCGCTGGACTGACCGGCGAAGAGATCGTCGTCGACGGCGGCATCGTCAAGCTGGGCGCGCGGGTTTCGTAG
- a CDS encoding dynamin family protein, with protein MLTTILTEAQAQLLRDEKAALADLRASLAGLDVPRESLDTLQQAILQLDELFLIVVVGEFNAGKSALVNALLGEKVLEEGVTPTTSRVTLVKWGAEPKETILDEGFATFTHPHPLLRELNIVDTPGTNAVIRQHERLTSDFVPRSDLVLFVTSADRPLTESERQFLVQIRDWGKKVVIALNKSDILEDDTQRAQVRDFVLQHASTVLGATPEFFPVSAKMAQRADSEDSKSESTRLRATSGLDVLVGYITQTLDDTARLRLKFANPLGVAEQIVSQASAVASAEADALQEDRATSDAIDSVITAYERELHAELGPRLAEVETIVQRLKARGLDFFDSTIRLTRIFDLARGDAVRAEFEKQVLADVPAQIDDRVRRLIDWLVEKDLRQWQQIMTYLQRRQARYTEHIVGEGVAPLDVRRRSLIDTVGHSASTIVDTYDRNQEASELAAHVEAAVTQTALLEAGAVGLSAVLVAWLGVTAADLTGFLAAGTMALIGFFVIPYKRRQAKEKFTVKIDDLRARLLGALETQFTHESENAVTRMKDGVAPYTRFVRAERERADKTLDALGGVQRVIEALKARVQQM; from the coding sequence ATGCTCACAACCATCCTGACGGAAGCACAAGCACAACTGCTGCGCGACGAAAAAGCCGCGCTGGCCGATCTGCGCGCATCACTCGCCGGCCTCGACGTGCCGCGCGAATCGCTCGACACGCTCCAGCAGGCGATCCTGCAGCTTGACGAGCTGTTCCTAATCGTCGTCGTCGGCGAGTTCAACGCCGGCAAATCCGCGCTCGTCAACGCCCTGCTCGGCGAAAAGGTGCTGGAAGAGGGCGTCACGCCAACCACCTCGCGCGTGACACTCGTCAAGTGGGGCGCGGAGCCGAAAGAGACGATCCTCGACGAGGGCTTCGCGACGTTCACGCACCCGCACCCGCTGCTGCGCGAGCTGAACATCGTGGACACGCCCGGCACCAACGCCGTCATCCGCCAGCACGAGCGGCTGACCAGTGACTTTGTGCCGCGCAGCGACCTGGTGTTGTTCGTGACCTCCGCCGACCGGCCGCTGACGGAAAGCGAGCGCCAGTTCCTCGTGCAGATCCGCGACTGGGGCAAGAAGGTCGTCATCGCCCTGAACAAGTCCGACATCCTGGAGGACGATACCCAACGCGCGCAGGTGCGCGACTTCGTGTTGCAGCACGCCAGCACGGTGCTCGGCGCGACGCCGGAGTTCTTCCCGGTCTCCGCGAAAATGGCGCAGCGCGCCGACAGCGAGGACAGCAAGTCCGAGAGCACCCGCCTGCGCGCCACCAGCGGGCTCGACGTGCTCGTTGGCTACATCACGCAGACGCTCGACGACACGGCCCGCCTGCGGCTCAAGTTCGCCAACCCGCTTGGCGTCGCCGAGCAGATCGTGTCCCAGGCGAGCGCGGTGGCTTCCGCCGAGGCCGACGCGCTGCAGGAGGACCGCGCCACGTCCGACGCGATCGACAGCGTCATCACAGCCTACGAGCGCGAACTGCACGCCGAGCTAGGCCCGCGCTTGGCCGAGGTGGAGACGATCGTGCAGCGGCTGAAGGCGCGCGGGCTCGACTTCTTCGACAGCACGATCCGCCTGACGCGCATCTTCGACCTGGCGCGCGGCGACGCCGTGCGCGCCGAATTCGAGAAGCAGGTGCTGGCCGACGTGCCCGCGCAGATCGACGATCGGGTCCGCCGCCTAATCGACTGGCTCGTGGAGAAAGACCTGCGCCAGTGGCAGCAGATCATGACCTACCTCCAGCGGCGGCAGGCGCGCTACACCGAGCACATCGTCGGCGAGGGCGTCGCTCCGCTGGACGTGCGCCGCCGGTCGCTGATCGACACGGTCGGCCACAGCGCCAGCACGATCGTGGACACCTACGACCGCAACCAGGAGGCGAGCGAACTCGCAGCGCACGTCGAAGCGGCGGTCACACAAACCGCCCTGCTCGAAGCCGGCGCGGTCGGCTTGAGCGCTGTGCTGGTAGCATGGCTCGGCGTAACCGCCGCCGACCTGACCGGGTTCCTGGCAGCCGGCACGATGGCGCTCATCGGCTTCTTCGTCATCCCGTACAAGCGCAGGCAGGCCAAGGAGAAGTTCACCGTCAAGATCGACGACCTGCGCGCGCGCCTGCTGGGCGCGCTCGAGACGCAGTTCACGCACGAGAGCGAGAACGCCGTCACCCGCATGAAGGACGGCGTCGCGCCGTACACACGCTTCGTGCGCGCCGAGCGCGAGCGGGCCGACAAGACGCTCGACGCCCTCGGCGGCGTGCAGCGCGTGATCGAAGCGCTGAAGGCGCGCGTCCAGCAGATGTAG
- a CDS encoding Gfo/Idh/MocA family oxidoreductase, whose product MTIKVGVIGAGFIGPAHVEAVRRMGDVEVIALAASNDAHAQARAKALHIPRAYGSWRDLVADKDVQVVHNTAPNVLHFEINKAIIAERKHLLAEKPLGISAHETRTMLRAVRAARLVHGVCFNYRMYPMTQEMRARIAAGAAGSPRLIHGRYMQDWLMYDADYNWRVDAARNGPSQAIGDIGSHWCDLAQFVTGLRITAVCADLHAFVTARKRPVGEVETFAGSSTGETEWMAVTGEDYGALLLEFENGARGTCLISQISGGHKNDLVVEVNGAAASLRWAQEDPENLWIGMRDTPSAILPKQPNMLTAVARSFAGYPGGHVEGYPDGFKNLIARFYSFIRDGRDPAHDPTDFPTFDDGHRAALVVDAILQSAKTRAWVSVPEQ is encoded by the coding sequence ATGACCATCAAGGTCGGTGTCATCGGCGCGGGCTTCATCGGCCCCGCGCACGTCGAAGCCGTGCGGCGAATGGGCGACGTCGAGGTGATCGCGCTCGCCGCGTCGAACGACGCGCACGCGCAGGCGCGCGCCAAAGCGCTGCACATCCCGCGCGCCTACGGCTCGTGGCGCGATCTGGTCGCCGACAAAGACGTGCAGGTGGTGCACAATACGGCGCCAAACGTTCTGCATTTCGAGATCAACAAGGCGATCATCGCCGAGCGCAAGCACCTGCTGGCCGAGAAGCCGCTCGGCATCAGCGCGCATGAAACGCGCACGATGCTGCGCGCCGTGCGCGCCGCGCGCCTCGTGCACGGCGTCTGCTTCAACTACCGCATGTACCCGATGACGCAGGAGATGCGCGCGCGCATCGCCGCCGGCGCGGCCGGGTCGCCGCGCCTGATCCACGGCCGCTACATGCAGGACTGGCTGATGTACGACGCCGACTACAACTGGCGCGTGGACGCCGCGCGCAACGGCCCGTCGCAGGCGATCGGCGACATTGGCTCGCACTGGTGCGACCTGGCGCAGTTCGTGACCGGCTTGCGCATCACGGCCGTCTGCGCCGACCTGCACGCCTTCGTCACCGCGCGCAAACGACCCGTCGGCGAGGTTGAGACGTTCGCGGGCAGCAGCACAGGCGAGACGGAGTGGATGGCTGTCACCGGCGAGGACTACGGCGCGCTGCTGCTTGAGTTCGAGAACGGCGCGCGCGGTACGTGTCTCATCTCGCAGATCAGCGGCGGCCACAAGAACGACCTAGTGGTTGAAGTCAACGGCGCGGCGGCCAGCCTGCGCTGGGCGCAGGAAGACCCCGAGAACTTGTGGATCGGCATGCGCGACACGCCGAGCGCGATTCTGCCCAAGCAGCCCAACATGCTCACGGCGGTCGCGCGCTCGTTCGCCGGCTATCCCGGCGGTCACGTCGAGGGCTACCCGGACGGCTTCAAGAACCTGATCGCGCGCTTCTATTCATTCATCCGCGACGGACGCGACCCGGCGCACGATCCGACCGACTTTCCGACCTTCGATGACGGCCATCGCGCCGCACTGGTCGTGGACGCCATCCTACAGAGCGCAAAGACGCGCGCCTGGGTGAGCGTGCCCGAACAGTAG